CGGATGAGTAGTGTGAATGCATAAAAAAAAGGGCGCTTTAGGAGAGCGCCTTTTTCTGATTGCTTCTTTTCTTAAGACGGCGAAGTTGTTTATCTTCCACGCGTCTTTCAATATAGTCAAGCATGTCTGAATCTTGCTCGAGATCCTGTTTATTTTGATCCACTAAATCTGAAAATGAAGTACGAAATGGTCTGCGCATATGCTTTGTCTCTCTCTCCTTTTTCTATATTAAAGAAAATGCCATTCAAAAATTCTGTTTATTTCTGTAGATGAATGAACATTTTTCTTATTTTTATTATAACGTATGTGAAGCCGGAACGCATTGATAAAATGTTACAATTTAAAGAAGAATTCATACTATTTCGCTTCATTTTGGATGTTCTTGGAAAGATAATCTGGGGCTGTTTGTGGTAAACTAAACATTAAACAAGATCTAACTTGGGTTTTGGAGGGATAACGTTGACTAAAAAAGAAACAAGATGGGCCATTTATATCACCACGGGGAGTGTATCCGCGCTGGTGGGGTTTTTGTTATTTAATAAAAATGCGAGAAAGAAAACTGCTTCCCGGGTAAAAGAATGCAAGCAATTGGTAACAGACGCCAGCGCGTTTGTTCAAGAGAATCGCGAAGAAATCAGCGAATTGGTAAAGGGAACGACAGAAAAGGTGAACGAACGCTTGCAAGAAGCGGGTGAGGACGTTGAACAAATAGCCAAGCACTCTTCACATTTGAAGGACACCGCTTCAGACGTCATGGCCATCGCTAAAGGGGCAGGCAGAGAGTTTCAACAACATCGGGAAAATTATAAGATGAAACTTTTATCAGAGGAGCGCTTTTAACTCCTACAGGGAAAGGAATTCGCTAAAAACATCACGTACTGTTGCAAAGCCGGCACTAGTACAACGTACCAGAAATTCTTTCCCTATGCATTCAAAGCAGAGCAGCAAGTGGTCGAAACATTCGTTCTCCGTGTTGATTTATCATCAAGAACCGTTTAAAAAATCACCTGGGATTTTTGCTCTAATTATATAAACGTTTGAAGCACGTGTTCTAAAAACGGTTGATATCGCAGCGTTTTCGACGGATAAACGATACAGCGTAGGAGATGAGCGAAGCGCTGGGGCTGATCTAGCCATGGACGTCGTCGTTGAATCTTCAAACATTTTGGTATGCCTCACGAGGAATTGATCCAAGAAGCGAACAGGACAAAGGCATCGAGGAGATTTCGAGACAGCAACGGTTGAATCGTGGAAAAACAGTGGAAAGGAACCAAATGAATAGAAGGCCTGCTACGTTCCCGTGCTTGCTTCGGTTTCCCAGCACAGCGCTGCTCTCTTTTTTGCCGATGTTGCCTATCCTTCGACATATTCCCTCCTCGTTGCTCTCCTTCCATGCCGATGCCGTACATGTTTAGGATTGCAATCTAGTATCGTCGTTTGTGTCGATGATAGAACGCATGTCCAATGTTCGGATCTATTCGAATACTCAAACCTTTTTCAAGATCCGCGAGCAGGGAAAGAATTTCTGAAACACACCACTAGCACCTCCTGTACGTCGGAACAAATCGGGCGCGTACCATCGGGGTGAAAGTCAAATCAGGAAGTTCGGACGATCACGGCAATGAACATTAAAATCCGAGAAATGCCAGGTTTAACTCTCCTCCACAGTGGAAATATAAACAGTAAAGATAAATAGGGGGATGAGACGGATGGCATTAGACGAAGAATTTAATACACTCAAAAGTAAAAAGGATGATCTTGGCATTCTGACGATTTACTTAAACACGGATCTAAGTGAACACGATGAATGGAAGATTCGCCTTAAAAATGGAATCAAACGTCTGGAAGAGTACGCGGAAAAAAGCGATGAAAAGGAAAGCAAAAAAGCCTTACAAAATCTTTTGCGAGAGGCGAATGCTTATATTTATGACCAGCAAAAAAACATGCAAAAAAGCCTCGTTCTTTTTGCTTCCGCCGATGGGGATATCTGGACGGCAACAACACTTCAAGTTCCCGTTGAAAGCTCATTCCATTGGGATACGCAGGCGGACACAGCCCAGTTGGAAGAACTGCAGGAAAAGTACCCGGCCACGGGGATCATCGTCACGCAACAACGGGACGTTACGCTTATTGACGTCGCGCTTGGGGAAGTACGCGATGAGAAAAAATTCAGCTGGGATTTAGAAAAAGAGGATTGGATAGATTACGATGACCAATCTTCGCCACCGTCAGCGGCAGATACAAGCATTGATGATTTTCAACGCCGCTTTGAAGAAAACCAGCATCGCTGGTATAAAAATCTTGCCCCTGTATTAACAAATGAACTGAAAAACAGGGGTTTAAATGGTTCTTATTTTGTCGGGAGCAAAGAGTCGGTGTCCGAGCTTACCCAGCATATAAGCGATTCGTATATAAACGGAAAAATTGCGAAAAATTTGGGCTCCAAGCCAGCCCATGAAATCATCGATCAAGTGTATGGATCGGATATCCGTTAAACCTTCGAAGTCCTCAACCTCCACGGACGGAATTGAGGGCTTCTTTTTATACCGACGCTTATCAACTTTCACGATGCATGTCCATCATCACGGCATTCAGCTGTGCTCCGAGAAGAATCATCAAGGCGGTTAGAAAAAACCAGATCATAAGGCCGATGATCGTGCCCAGTCCTCCATAGATAATGGTGTAATCATTCCATTGGTTAAAATAAGAAAAGCCGAGCGAAGCCGTCTGCCAACCAACGGCAGCGAATAAGGCCCCCGGCCACGTATCACGCCAGCTCATGTGTTGACTCGGTACGATCATATAAAGAATGAGCAACACGACGCCGACGACAAGAAAGCTAATCCCCCAACGGATAAAAGACCAGAATATGTGCATCGTTTCTTCCAGGCCCAGGATGGTAAAAACAAACCGGCCGATAGGCTCTCCGAAGACAGGAAACAACAACGAAACAATGACTGCCGTCAGTAACGTGAAGACGAGCACGAACCCAACGAGAATCATTCGCGATAAGGACGGATCGGGAAATCGGTAAGCGCTGTTAACCGCACGAATAACGGCAAAAGCCCCCATTAACGTCATCCAAATGGTAACGAGTGTGCTGATGGAAAGCGTCTCCGCTCGATTGACATTCAATACATCACTTAAATTTGCGGCGATGAATGATAATAAATGGTTCGGTACATAAGGGTGAATCAATTCAAGGACATCTTGAACGCCTACCGGTAAAAAATGCAAAATGCTAAGCAGAACGATGAGTAAAGGGAATAAAGCCAGCAGGAAATAGTAGGCCATCTGGGCGGCGATATCAAATAGTCTGTATTCCCAGGTCGATTGAATCATACGCTTCACAATCGCTTTAGCCATGGTGCAACCCCTGTCCACAAAAATAATCGAGTCATATTATGGCAGTTTTTGGATGTAAAGGCAAATGAATGGAAGGTTGTTTATATGTTGTTTTGAGGGGGGAGGCTGTCGACGAGGACACTGGATCGCCCGTATCTTCCTATTCTGGGCATCATGGACGGATCATGGTACCCCTATCGACGGTTATCCCCGGGGATTGGTTTTACCACCGTTTTCGCAAGTAAAAGACGAGCAGGATGGAGGCAACAAGCAAGGAGGCGACAAGCAAGTAGGAATCCCGAACCGCCTGCTCCCCTGCCGTTGTCCATTCGTTTCCGACTAAATGCGCCCCCCTGCGATATTCAAAAAAGATCGATAAAAATACGACGCAGATCACCTTCATTAATTGCCGGGAAACGTTGTTAAATGCCGATCCGGCAGGAACATGCTCTTCTTTTAAAGCGTTTAATCCTGCGGTGGAAGCGGGCGTATTGATCAATCCGTTCCCAATCCCCTGGAAAATCAAGAAAATGATAAGCATAACGATTCCCACTTGCCCGATGGAGAACCCGATGGCAAAGGTGGCAATGGTTGTTGTCACCACACCGAACATGATGACGATGTAAGGCCCTTTTTTATCAAGGACCCGGCCTCCGATCGTCATCGCGATGCCCATGGATATCGCTTGCGGAAAGAGGACAAAGCCTGCGTAAAGGGGCGAATAGCCGTAAATATCCTGGATAAGGATAGGAACAAGCAACAGAACAGAAAACATGGCCATCACGCTGAAACTAATGACAATCAAACTTCCGCTAAAGACGTTATTTTTTAAAATACGTATATTCAAAAGCGGTTCGTCACTTCTCAGCTCTTGCCACATGAACAACACAAGCCCGGCCAAGCCGGCAGCAATTAGGCCATATACCCATAGCTCGCCGGGCCGGGATTGCAAGAGGTCGATACCGATCATGACGGTGACGAGACCAAAACTGACAAATAGGAACCCGGGCCAATCAAAACGAAGCATCGTCGGCTCTGAATCTTTTTGTAAAAAATAAAGGGCAGCACCGGCAGCGATAAACGCTGTGGGAACATTAATATAAAATAACATTTCCCAGGAAAAGAACTCCAAAAGAATACCGCCAAGGGTAGGACCAATGGTCGGGGCCACCATGGCTGCTACTCCCCAAATGCCCAACGCGAGCCCGCGCTCATTTTTCGGAAAGTGCTTGAAGATGAGCATCATCGTAAGCGGCATAATTAATCCGCCCCCGAAGCCTTGAAGCAATCGGAAGACAATGATGCTCATAAAATTCCAAGAAAAAGGGCCGGCTAAAGAACCGACAAAAAAAATAGACGTACCGATTAAAAAGATTTTTTTAGGACCGAAACGTTTACTTAGGTAACTTGTAAGCGGCATCACAATTGCCATTCCGAGCGCAAAGGCAGTAACAATCCACTGCCCTTCGACAGCGGTAATTTGAAACAACTCCATAAAGTATGGAAGAGCAACATTCATCAGGCTATTATTTAAAATAACCATAAAACCGCCGAGCAAAGCAGCGATAAGCACGCCCCATTTACTAACGCTTTTTGTATCCGGAAGTTCTGTATCGTTCATGGTGAACAGCTCCTGGTCAATCAATTCCTCGACAAACGAAAGGTGTGATGAAAAAATGACGTATATATACCATCATAGCATAAATCAATGGGGCCTGAAATTAGGGAGCTGATTTTGCGTGTCCATAAAGGGATCGAAGGGGCAACCTTCCTCCTGTAGCCGTTGTTGGACGCCGTGAAGAGTGAACGCTGTCCGATGAAGGCTTGAGGATACTTCTTCCCAGAACAAAGGACAGGCGACGAGCGCTTCCTCGTTTCCTCGAAGCGAATATGGAGCAATGATGGTCTTGCCAAAAGCGTGCTGGGGAATATCGATATACAGCTTTCTGCCCCGTTTTTTTTTGAGACGTTCCCTGGTGAATAAATCTGGTCTTTGTTGCAGGCAGTAAGCACCGATCGCTTCCGTAAACGGATGCGTGTCCTCGTATGTGTATCGGTTTTTGAGAAGGGGGAGATACACTTGCAACCCTTTATTTCCGGAAAATTTCACAAAGCTTGTTAATCCTAGTTGATCGAATATTTTTTTTAAAACATTCGCGCCTTCGATCGCCAAGGAAAAAGCTTCTGTATCGGGCGGATCAAGGTCAAGAACAATTTCCTCTACGTAACGGCTTGAAGACAGCGAAAACGGAATGTGCCATTCAATAGCGAGTTGGTTGGCAAGCCACAGCAAGGTATCCACGTGATTAGAAACGACATAATCGGTATCTTCAAAGGCTTCGGTTTCGACATAGGCAGGGGCATATTCCGGGCATTGTTTTTGGAAAAATGCTTCGCCATATTTGCCGTGCGGATAGCGAACAACCGTCAGTAAACGCTTGGCGAGATGAGGAAGGGCATAAGGGGCGACCGCTCGAGTAAAGCCAAGAAACTCGCGCTTGAGAATTTTGGGATCCTTCCATAATGGTTTGTCCGGATGTGTTAACGTTACCCGCTTCGGCCATTTCAGCATGGCATTTTCCCACGTTTCCCAAGTACACTGGTCGGCGGGAGTGTCGAGCGCAAAAGATTGAAAACGAGGCTCGCGAAAATCTTGGCTGTAGGTCGTAAACGTGAGCGTCACGACAATGGAGGGTTCAATGTCATACAATCGGCGGCTCGTATTCCACGAACCGTTATTTTTTATGATGGTGGCCAACGTTTCTTTTTCCGTTTTCGAAAACCCGTGTGCGCATTGCCCAAGCGTGACAGCCTCTCCCTCTTTAAAAACCCCCACTTCAAAATAACCATTTGCAGGCGTATAAGAAAGAATGAAGCAGGTAAGCACGTAAGGGGTTTTAATTTTTAACCAGGCTTCCGAGCGTTTTTCCGTATAAGAATGCGCGGAAGTTTTGGCAACGATCCCCTCGCTGCGATAAAGCTTGGCTTGATCTCGAATCGTTTCAGCATCTTTATATGTAGGGATCGATTGAATGCGGCGTGTATCCTGTGGCGTCGGGTTTGTGGGTAGGTCAAAATTTCCGATTATACGTTTAAGTTCTTGTTTTCTTTTTAGATAAGACTCATTTTTCATGTCGCGATCATCGGATACGAGGATATCGAAGACGAGGAAGCATGCAGGACGCTTGTAGCTTTCGGCATGAATGGAAGTTTGTGAACGAAGGCGATGCCGACGTTTAAGGGCATGAAAATCTGCAAGCCCCGGGTTTTGCAAAAGAACGATTTCCCCGTCGAGATGCACGGTTTTCTTTGGGAAATGCCGGCAGCAAGTGTCCATTATTTCGGGAAATTGTTTTTCCAAATGATTGTGGTTGCGGCTGAACAAGGAGCATGTCGAGCCATCCCAAACCAGCTGTGCACGGTAGCCGTCGTATTTTAATTCATAATGCCATTGCTTTCCTTCGGGAAGTTCTTCCCGGCTGAACGCTAACATGAATGACATGCCACCACCTCCAATGTTAGCTTTCTACATATTTTTTTCTTTATGTACACCCATATTTTACAACGCATGCCGGACGTTTTTGCTTCCCAAACTAAAATGAAAAAGGGAGGGAAGGCTGTTGCATACGATTTGGAAAGGGAGCATTCAGTTTGGATTAGTATCAATTCCTGTCAAATTACACGCGGCAACTGAAAATAAATCGATCTCGTTTCGTAACCTTCATAAGAAGTGTCATACGCCGATTAAATACGAGAAGGTCTGTCCCGTTTGTGAGGAAACGGTGGAAAATGAGGATATCGTCAAGGGGCATGAAATGAACGACGGACGTTTCGTTATCGTTGAAGACGAAGAATTGAAATTGTTAAAAGAAGCAAAAACAGATAAGGCAGTGGAAATACTTGACTTTATTCATATCGATGAAATCGACCCTGTTTATTTTAACCGCAGCTATTATTTGGGACCCGATGAGGGGGGAACGAAGGCGTATGCTCTTTTACGAAAGGCCCTATCCGATACTCGTAAGGTAGGAATCGCCAAGATTATGATTCGTTCCAAGGAACAGTTGGCCGTTTTGCGGATTCGCGATGAGGTGCTGCTTATGGAAACGTTGCATTACCCCGATGAAATTCGTGCAAGCGCCGATGTCCCCAATGTCCCATCGAGCGAAAACATCGAGAAAAAAGAACTCGACACGGCAGTCCTGTTAATCGATCAGTTAACGGCTAACTTTGAGCCGGAAAAATATGAAGATGAATACCGGAAAAACTTACTCGCGCTTATTGAATCGAAACAGAGCGGCGAAAGCGTCGTAACCCCAGAGAGAGAGAAAACGCCGGACAATGTGACAGACTTAATGGATGCGTTGCAAGCATCGGTTGACCGCACGAAAAAGAAATCGGGGGCAAAGAAATCTAAGCCGGCAAAAGAGAAAACGACGACAAAGAAATCGTCTTAAAGATGCTTATGGCCGTATGAATGATGCTTACGGCCATTAATTGTTGGACGAGCGTTGATTTTGCCCGTAAGAAGGCACCATAGCCAATAATTGTTAGCGGGCCCCGTTTATCGGGTTGCAAGGTGACGACAAATATTTAGCGTTACCTTCGATTTTAGTCGCCACCCCCGTGTGGCGACTAATTTTTGGCACTTCTTCACAATTTGGCGCCACACATCACCAAATGTACCCCTATTCCGCACTAGCATGGACGTCGGTGCAAAGAAGTCGGCGTTTTCCTCATTCGCATATCAATCCCATCTTTTGGGCAAAAGAAGAAAGTATTCCTTTTCAAACAATCTAATAAAGGAGGGGGACAAGTGGCAGACGAAAACGATGAACAACAAACACAAGGCATTTCACGCCGGCAGTTTCTAAAAAATAGCGGTTACGTTGTAGGCGGTGCTGTTGGCGGTGGGATCCTTGGTGGAGTATTTACG
The Salicibibacter kimchii DNA segment above includes these coding regions:
- a CDS encoding FbpB family small basic protein, which gives rise to MRRPFRTSFSDLVDQNKQDLEQDSDMLDYIERRVEDKQLRRLKKRSNQKKALS
- a CDS encoding MDR family MFS transporter is translated as MNDTELPDTKSVSKWGVLIAALLGGFMVILNNSLMNVALPYFMELFQITAVEGQWIVTAFALGMAIVMPLTSYLSKRFGPKKIFLIGTSIFFVGSLAGPFSWNFMSIIVFRLLQGFGGGLIMPLTMMLIFKHFPKNERGLALGIWGVAAMVAPTIGPTLGGILLEFFSWEMLFYINVPTAFIAAGAALYFLQKDSEPTMLRFDWPGFLFVSFGLVTVMIGIDLLQSRPGELWVYGLIAAGLAGLVLFMWQELRSDEPLLNIRILKNNVFSGSLIVISFSVMAMFSVLLLVPILIQDIYGYSPLYAGFVLFPQAISMGIAMTIGGRVLDKKGPYIVIMFGVVTTTIATFAIGFSIGQVGIVMLIIFLIFQGIGNGLINTPASTAGLNALKEEHVPAGSAFNNVSRQLMKVICVVFLSIFFEYRRGAHLVGNEWTTAGEQAVRDSYLLVASLLVASILLVFYLRKRW
- a CDS encoding VLRF1 family aeRF1-type release factor — protein: MALDEEFNTLKSKKDDLGILTIYLNTDLSEHDEWKIRLKNGIKRLEEYAEKSDEKESKKALQNLLREANAYIYDQQKNMQKSLVLFASADGDIWTATTLQVPVESSFHWDTQADTAQLEELQEKYPATGIIVTQQRDVTLIDVALGEVRDEKKFSWDLEKEDWIDYDDQSSPPSAADTSIDDFQRRFEENQHRWYKNLAPVLTNELKNRGLNGSYFVGSKESVSELTQHISDSYINGKIAKNLGSKPAHEIIDQVYGSDIR
- the ligD gene encoding DNA ligase D — translated: MSFMLAFSREELPEGKQWHYELKYDGYRAQLVWDGSTCSLFSRNHNHLEKQFPEIMDTCCRHFPKKTVHLDGEIVLLQNPGLADFHALKRRHRLRSQTSIHAESYKRPACFLVFDILVSDDRDMKNESYLKRKQELKRIIGNFDLPTNPTPQDTRRIQSIPTYKDAETIRDQAKLYRSEGIVAKTSAHSYTEKRSEAWLKIKTPYVLTCFILSYTPANGYFEVGVFKEGEAVTLGQCAHGFSKTEKETLATIIKNNGSWNTSRRLYDIEPSIVVTLTFTTYSQDFREPRFQSFALDTPADQCTWETWENAMLKWPKRVTLTHPDKPLWKDPKILKREFLGFTRAVAPYALPHLAKRLLTVVRYPHGKYGEAFFQKQCPEYAPAYVETEAFEDTDYVVSNHVDTLLWLANQLAIEWHIPFSLSSSRYVEEIVLDLDPPDTEAFSLAIEGANVLKKIFDQLGLTSFVKFSGNKGLQVYLPLLKNRYTYEDTHPFTEAIGAYCLQQRPDLFTRERLKKKRGRKLYIDIPQHAFGKTIIAPYSLRGNEEALVACPLFWEEVSSSLHRTAFTLHGVQQRLQEEGCPFDPFMDTQNQLPNFRPH
- a CDS encoding YihY/virulence factor BrkB family protein, with the protein product MAKAIVKRMIQSTWEYRLFDIAAQMAYYFLLALFPLLIVLLSILHFLPVGVQDVLELIHPYVPNHLLSFIAANLSDVLNVNRAETLSISTLVTIWMTLMGAFAVIRAVNSAYRFPDPSLSRMILVGFVLVFTLLTAVIVSLLFPVFGEPIGRFVFTILGLEETMHIFWSFIRWGISFLVVGVVLLILYMIVPSQHMSWRDTWPGALFAAVGWQTASLGFSYFNQWNDYTIIYGGLGTIIGLMIWFFLTALMILLGAQLNAVMMDMHRES
- a CDS encoding Ku protein, which produces MHTIWKGSIQFGLVSIPVKLHAATENKSISFRNLHKKCHTPIKYEKVCPVCEETVENEDIVKGHEMNDGRFVIVEDEELKLLKEAKTDKAVEILDFIHIDEIDPVYFNRSYYLGPDEGGTKAYALLRKALSDTRKVGIAKIMIRSKEQLAVLRIRDEVLLMETLHYPDEIRASADVPNVPSSENIEKKELDTAVLLIDQLTANFEPEKYEDEYRKNLLALIESKQSGESVVTPEREKTPDNVTDLMDALQASVDRTKKKSGAKKSKPAKEKTTTKKSS